The Paenibacillus sp. G2S3 region GGATACGGTTAAAGAAGTTGTTAAGGAACCTGTGAAGAAACGAAAAGGTCTTCGCTGGAGTGACGTCATTGAACCCAAAGCACTGCCCATCTCGCTTGTCGGATTTACGCTTGCGTTCTCCTATAGTTCTTTATCTGGTTTCATCGCTTCTTTTACAAAAGAAATTAATCAATCACAGCTTACTGGTTATTTTTTTGTCGCCTTTGCGATTATGATTGTGCTGTTTCGTCCTCTGATCGGTAAAGTATTCGATAAATATAATGAGCATATTCTCATTTATCCCGGAATTTTGATTTTTGCTGTAGGATTGCTCAGCTTAAGTCAAGCTAGATCTGGATTCATGCTGATGTTCTCAGGCATCATTATGGGGGTTGGGTATGGTGCACTTATGCCGTGCTTTCAGACACTTGCTCTTAAATTAGCGGATAAAGAACGTAGAGGAAGCGCAAATGGAACCTTTTTCTTATTATTTGATTTGGGGTATGGAGCGGGTTCTTATATTATGGGTGTAGTTGCTTCTTATACAGATTACCGCATGATGTACGAAGTCGCAGGGTTCGTGACACTTATCTCAGTTGCTGTATACTATTTGCTTCATCACCTACCCAAATCTAAGCTTCGCGTTCAAAAAGCTAAAGCTGACGCTGCATAAATGTGTGCGTTCAGTTGTATGATATAATTGTTGAAAAATAAGGCATGGGGAGAACAATATGACTACAATCATTGATAAAATCGCTTGGATTCATATCGAGAATGGACAAGTTCTATGTGCGCGTTCCAAAGGGAAAGATATGTATTATTTACCTGGTGGGAAAAGAGAAGCCGGAGAAACAGACGAAGAGACGCTCGTTCGCGAGATAGAGGAAGAGATCTCTGTTCAGATTAAGGCAGATACCATCTCTTATTTCGGAACGTTTGAAGCAGAAGCTCATGGTAAAGCGGAAGATGTTACAGTCAAAATGACCTGTTATATTGCGGATTATGAAGGGACATTAACGCCAGCGTCCGAAATCGAGGAATTGTCTTGGCTAAGTTATAAGGATCGGAATCGTATGTCTGTTGTTACCCAAATTATTCTTGATCAATTGCGTGAGAAGAATTTGCTCTCATAAATCAACCATATACAGTAGTTGAAGTCCGTTTTAAGCCAGCAAGTTGGCTTGAGACGGTCTTTTTATTTCTACGAGTAACGCTCGTTCATTGGACAATAGCAACGTTTCTTCTCATTAAGGACAGATGTCCTTTTTTAAACCCTTGAATTGCTATTTAATATGTAAGAGATCGAAGTTGAGGAGAGAGAGAAATGAGAGGAATTATATTTGCATTTTTAGCGGGGGCTTGTATTACGCTACAGGGTGTGTCAAATGCTCGAATAAGTCAAGATATTGGGACTTGGCAGGCAGCGACAATTACACAGTTAACAGGGTTCATCATGTCCTTCCTAATTCTTTTGTTCGTTAGAGATGGGAAAAGGGGAGGCTTTAAGCAAGTAAAACCCTTATATTTGATCGGTGGCGCTTTTGCGGCTGTTATTATTTTCAGTGAAGTAACGGCCATTCAGCAAATTGGTGTTACTTTTACAATATCCTCGTTATTGATTGCTCAGCTATGTCTGACGTTCTTAATTGATATTAAAGGCTGGTTTGGAATGGAAAAGCGAAAGATGAGACTGCCGCAGTTCATTGGCATCGGACTGATGATTGTTGGCGTAGTGATACTGAAATTCTAACAACCTTGCGTATAGTTGATAAATGGAGGAATTAAATTATGATTATTGGTTTGATATTAGCGCTTATCGCGGGATCACTCGTGAGTCTGCAAAATATATTTAATACAAAAGTTAACGAAAAGGTCGGATCTTGGGCGACGACAACTTTAGTGTTAGGGATGGGATTCTTAGCTTCATTTATCATGAGTCTTATCGTTGAAGGAAACCGTATATTTACTTTGAGAAATATGGAGCCTTGGTATTGGATCAGTGGTTTGATCGGGGTTGGGGTAGTAATATGCCTTGTGCAAGGTACTAAGCGGCTCGGCCCTACGTATGCGATTTCGATCGTATTAATCTCTCAGCTTGGGTTTGCACTGCTCTGGGATTCACTAGGCTGGTTAGGTTTGGAGAAGGTTCCTTTTACTTGGAAGCAGTTGGTCGGAGTGATTGTTATTGTTGGTGGCATTCTCGTGTTTAAGCTAGGTGGCGAACGGGAGACGCAGAAGGCGGCTTAATTTATTCTAAGACTCATGTCTGTCAAAATAGAAGTGATGACAGTCACACGAGGATGGAAGCAAAGCAAATTATACTTTGGGAAAGTAATAGCTCAATTATAAATAAGGAGTAGATCATCCTATGTTCATACAATTGAACTCCCAAACTATTGAAAAGTTAGAGAAATGCCTTGGTGAACGACCAGGATATTTTAAATTATTCTTCGATACAGAGGGCTGTGGTTGTAATGGCGTGATCGTAATTCAGGTCATTAGTGAACCTCATGCTACAGATATTGAAGTTCAGAAAGAGCCCTTTACTTTTTTTGTTGACCGGCAACAGGAGTCTTTATTTGATGAACAGATGCAACTTGAAGCAGATGAGAATTACCCGTCTTTCAAATTAAGTAGTGATTCGAGTCTGTTAGGAAGTAATATTCGAGTAAAGGATATTCGCTAGGCAGGTTGGAGCAGTTGAATGTAGAGTGTGTAGAATGGCTGATGAAGCGATTCTACACACTTTTTTTATTTTTTCGATCAATAATATTGCTGACTATGTCACGACGTGATATAGTCACGTTAAGACATATTTAAATGCGACGTATAAATAAAGGGAGCTGGGCATGTTGAACCCTGAGAAAGTATTGAAGAAATACGTACCCATGACTGAAACAGCATTCTATATTCTTTTATCCTTAGATGAACCACGTCATGGTTATGGAATAGTGAAGCATGTGGAGAAAATCACGAAAGCGCGTCTTTTGTTAGGTTCAGGTACAGTTTATGGCACGTTAACAAAGATGCAAAAAGATGGGATGATTACTGTTTTTGCTGATGAAGAGAGAAAAACGGTTTACGAAAGAACAGACATAGGGATGCTAATTCTTGCTACGGAGATTAATAGGCTTAAAGAGCTGCATGAGAATGCTATAAAATATGGAGGTGATGTAGATGATCATCAAAATATCTAGACCCTTTTGGAGTTATGATGTTCAGAAAACCGAAGAATGGTTAGCTTCTATGGCCCAAAAAGGCTACGAACTTATCCGAATCAACCGTTTAACTAGATATTTTTACTTTCAGCAAGGTGAATCGAACGTAGCTAACTATCGGATCGTATTCGATAAAGTTCCCAATCAATCCCTCTCTAAGGGTCTATTAAATTTCGGATGGACGAAGGTGTTACAGAGCGGCAAATGGTACGTGACGATGAATAAGCTGCCTTTAGAACAGATTAGAACTTTCCCTGATCGAGAGGGGATCGTAAAGCATAACAAGAAGATCATGTATATTTTTATGGGAATATTGATTTATTTAATGGTTGCATTACTCAATGTAATTTTAATAAGTACGATAGCAATGAGTGTTTCCAAGGTTGGTCATTTTAATGTCTTCAATGGGCCGTATGGTTTTATTCCCGCTACTGCATTAGGGCTTAGCATTATCTTATGTATTTTCACCGTATACTCGCTAATCACATTAAACAAGACGAACCAACGATTAACAGGAGAATTCATACAACCAAACAAGCAAAATGGTCAGGGGACATCCCCTCTGAAAGACAGGCTAAGTAAGAATGAAAAGAAACGCTTGAAAAGCTCAGGTCAACTTGTTATGAAGTGGAAGCTTGGATGGATGTATGCTCCTGATCGGCTTGAAGCGTGGCTAGAGGGAATGGAAGAAAAGGGATATAATCTGTACAGCGTTGGCAAAACAGGAACTGCCTTTTATTTTAAAAAAGGGAAGCCTCGTAAGATGTGTTATTGTGCGGATTTACAAAATACTGCAGATACCAATTACTTCAACATTCACACGGATTCTGGCTGGGTATGTCTGTATCATTCGAGTTCATGGAGTCAGAAATGGGTCTTATGGGGCCAAGAATATGTGCCAGGCGAAGTAAAACCTCAAATTTATAGCGATAAGTTAAATCAGTTGAAATTAGCTAGACGTATAGCTTTAACGTATTCTGCTATGTTCTTACCTCTCACTATTTTATATATGTATATTATTGGTTTAAATGTAAGATTATCGGATTACGCAGATCTGGATCGATTGGAGATTATAAATTTGATCTTGTACGCCATATTAATTCTAATGTTTGGCTCATATGTTACTCGCACTTGGCTATATTACAACCGGCTTCGTAAACTTCATCAATAATATCGTGGAGGTGTATGATGCAACAGAACATTTATGACAACCCTGAGTTTTTTCAAATGTATAAGAACTTAAGGGAGTCAAGAATTACATACAATGACTTTATTGAACAACCTGCAATAAGAGGGTTACTTCCAGATCTACAGGATTTAAATGTTCTCGACCTTGGCTGCGGTTTTGGAGAACAGGCGAACTATATGATTGATAACCATGCATCACAGGTAACAGGAGTAGATATATCAGAGAAGATGTTAGCTATGGCAAGGAAACGACCTGAGATCCGTTATATACAGGGCTCTATGGAAGAAATCGAATTTAATCGAAATGAATTTGATTTGGTAGTAAGTTCGTTAGCTTTTCATTATATCGAGGATTATAAAACACTCATTAGTAGGATTTCAGAATGGATTAAACCCAATGGGCACCTGGTATTTTCAATAGAGCATCCGGTTGTTTTATCGAATAAGAGCCAAAGTGGGTGGGTTAAAGATCTCGATCATAATATCCTCCATTGGCCTATTGATAATTATGGTGAAGAAGGTCTCAGATCACAGTTTTGGGGAATCGATGGCGTTATTAAATACCATAGAAAACTCTCTACATTAATTAATACTTTGATCCAAAATGGGCTGGCTGTTGAACAAATTGTTGAACCTGAATCTACACCTGAAGGTCTTGAGAAGATGCCCAATTTAATAAATGAAAGAAGGAGACCTTCATTTTTAATAATTAAGGCTAGGAAAACAGTTATACAGCATCTGCAAGGAAAATAAGGGGAGTGTTTGTATGCATGAAATATCTCATGAGGATTATTATAAAGTGAAGCCACTACTTCAAGGAGAGCATATCCATCCCGAAATTCTCTCTGTGATTGAAGTCAATAATCCTGGTTGGATCTTTGTCGATCAACTTACAGCACCAAAGAGTGCGTTAGTATGGAGTCAGGGGATTGAAGGGTTTTATCTTATCGGCGATCACACCAATCAAGCTTTTATCCATGCACTGGACAGTTATGTAACAGATCATATTGTACCTAGAATGAAGGAACTCGGGATGGAACATTTCGAAGTTTCTGGTCAACATGATGAATGGAATCTGGAATTGATGTTTCCTTCTAGGAAGCTATATCCGTTTGAACAGATGGTGTTCAAGTTACTTCACAAGCCGCCTACGACGCTGACTAATGGGATTAGAACTATAAATCTTAAAATGCTGGATTGGGAGAACTCAGATCTAAAGAATATAGAATTTGTACATGAAAATATTGATTTATTCTGGTCATCGAAAGAAGACTTTGCCGAAAAAGGCTACGGATATGCTGCTGTTGAGGGATCTGAAATTATGGGGGTATGTTATTCTAGTTTTGTTACACAGGATACACACGCGATCGGAATTGAAACCCTTCCTAAATATCAGAAACAAGGAGTGGGGACACATTTAGCAACGCTAGTTGTTGAAGATGTACTCGCCAATGGCTTTATTCCTTACTGGGATTGTTCACTAGATAATGAAGCTTCGAAAAAATCGGCACTACGACTAGGGTTTCAACAGATACATCAATATAAGTGTGGTGCTTTTGCAATTTAATCCTTTTAGAGACGTCTATTCCATGGAGTAGACGTTTTTATTATATTTACCATGAAGTTGTAAATACTTTAATATGAATTGTAATTTGGTATAACTCTATAATTATGAGAGAATGATCATCGGAACGAATGGAACGATTGAATATATTATAAGGTTAGGATGATCATCCATGAAAATTTTTCTTGTCGAGGACGATAGAACGATAGCATCAGGACTTGAATATTCATTACAGCAGGATCATTTTGAAACCCTTCTATGTTATGACGCCACCTCAGCCAAAGCGGTGTTATCTGAGCAGTTATCAGAGCTCACTTTATGCATCTTTGATCTCTCACTGCCGGATGGCAGCGGTTATGAATTGTGCAAGATCGTGAAAGCGCAAAGTGATATACCGGTAATTTTTTTAACGGCGATTGATGATGAGGTCAACGTGGTGATGGGACTCGATATGGGGGCAGATGATTACATAACCAAGCCTTTTCGGATTCGGGAGCTGCTATCGCGGATTAAATCCGTCTTAAGGAGATATAACAAGCAGGCTCAGACCCAATCCAATATCGAATTAGAGAATATACGGATTAACACACTTGAAGGAAAGGTTTATAAGAACGGCGATGAAGTGCTATTGACCGCATTAGAATATCGATTATTACTGATCTTTGCTAACCATGTTGGTCAGGTTCTCTCAAGAAATCAATTGTTAGAACGGATTTGGGATGTGGCAGGTGAATTCGTGAACGACAATACATTATCGGTTTACATAAAAAGACTTAGGGAAAAGTTAGAAGATAACCCCCAAGAACCCACCCTGATCAAAACAGTTCGAGGGTTGGGTTACAAGGTTGGTGATTAGGATGCTTCGTAATAGAGAATTTAGATGGTTATTGTTTACGATGTGCGTGATCAGTCTTGTGGCTACAGCGGTGGCGACATTTATATCGTTAGAGGCGGTAGGGCTCATAGCTGGGACTTCAGCTTTGCTTATAGCTTGCAGTGTATTGTTTACCCGCTGGAGATATGGTGAAATTGTAAAGCTTTCAGGGTATCTACGTCAAATCAGTAGTGGGAATTATTCGCTCGATGTTCGTGATAATCAGGAAGGTGAGCTTAGTATCCTGAAGAATGACATTTATAAAGTGACGCTGATGTTATCCGAGCAGAGTGCGCAATTACAAGAAGATAAAATGAAGCTTACCAATGCGATTTCGGATATCTCTCATCAGCTCAAAACCCCGCTTACTTCCATGACTGTGATGGCAGATTTATTAAGTGATCCTGAGCTGCAAACTGAGAAGAGAATGGAGTTTACCAGGAAAATTACGATCCAACTCGAACGAATTGGCTGGCTGGTCTCCTCTTTATTAAAATTCTCCAAGATCGATGCAGGAACCATTCATTTTAAAAAAGATCTTGTTCTGGTGAACAAGCTAGTTCAAAAATCTTTGGAGCCCATGTTAATTCCAATGGATATTAAAGAACAACGGGTCTTGATTGATGGAGATGATAGCACCACATTTACGGGCGATCTCAATTGGACAACTGAGGCGATCATTAATATTCTGAAAAACTGTGTAGAGCACACACCTGCTGGGGGAGAAATTTCGATTTCTTTTGCAGAAAATGCACTGTTTACGGAAATTTTCATTACAGATAACGGAAAAGGAATCCCAAAGGCAGAGCTCCCCTATATCTTCAAACGATTCTATAAAGGTAAGAATGCAAGCGAAGATAGTGTAGGGATTGGACTTGCCTTGGCACAAAGCATTATCACAGGACAAAACGGAACGATCGATGTGAAGAGTGAAGTGGGAAAGGGTTCACAATTTCAGATCAAATTTTATAAGCAAGTCATTTAGCACATATGGCTTAGTGACTAGAATGTCACTTTAGAGTCACTGGATAGTCATTGTAGACAGATATACTGATCTCATCAACAAATGGAGGTCTAACAATGGACATTTTAAAGATTGAACATCTGTCTAAAACATATGGAAAAGGCGAAACAGCGGTAAAGGCACTGGATGATGTATCTTTTTCGATTAAAAAAGGGGAATTCGTAGCGATTATCGGGCCATCTGGCTCCGGGAAATCGACCATTCTGCACTTATTAGGCGGAGTGGATAGACCGACAAGCGGCAAAGTATTCGTAGATAACACGGATATTTATGAATTGAATGAAACACAGCTGGCGATCTTTAGACGCAGACAAATTGGGCTGATTTATCAATTCTATAATCTTATACCGGTCTTAACGGTCGAAGAGAACATCACACTTCCTTTACTCCTTGATCAGCACAAGGTAGATAAGAAACAATTTGCGGATACTGTAAAGGCGTTAAATTTGGAAAATCGCTTAAATCATCTCCCGAATCAGCTCTCAGGTGGGCAACAACAGCGGGTCTCTATTGGCAGAGCGTTAATTAGTAATCCTGCAATCATGCTGGCGGATGAGCCAACCGGTAATCTGGATAGTAAGAACAGTGGTGAAATTATTGACTTACTAAAAATGTTTAATAAAACCTATAATCAAACACTGATTGTCATTACTCATGATGAACGGATTGCATTACAAGCGGATAGAGTGATTACCATTGAAGATGGAAGGATCGCCAAAGATGAGGTGATTCGTCCGTGAATATCGTAAATAAATTAACGCTTAGACATTTGAAGCAGAATAAGCGAAGAACCTTGGTTACTATCATTGGAGTCATCATTTCTGTGGCTATGGTGACGGCTGTGGCAACGCTTGGTTTTTCATTTATGGAATTAATGAAGAAGCAGAGTATCTCGACTAATGGAGAATGGCATGTCCAATATAGAAATGTTACAAAAGCTCAGCTTAAAGCGATAGAGGCGGATGATGCAACGAAAACACTTGTCATCTCAAATGATCGTGGCTATGCCCCTTTAGAGGGGGGACAGAATGAGAACAAGCCCTATTGGTATATCAAGGAATATAATGCAGCTGGTTTTAAACAATTTCCGATTGAACTTCTGGAAGGAAGACTCCCGAAGACTAACTATGAAGTAGTCATTTCTGAGGAAATTGCAAAAAATGCTAAAGTAACATACAAGATTGGTGAAACTATAACTCTCGATGTCGGAGAGCGAGTCACTAGGGATGATAAAAATAGTGGGCAGCCCTTATCTCAGAACGAACGATTACGGACTGAAGAGGATACCCTGAATGAAGAGATCATTCATAAAAAACCAATGAACTACACGATTGTGGGAGTGATAAAGCGTCCCACTTGGGAACCAACATGGTCTCCAGGTTATACTGCCCTAAGTTATGTGGATGAAAGCTTGATTGGAGCAGCCGAAAAAGCTACAGCGACGGTTGTATTAAATAAGGTGGACAGCTCCATATACAAGCATGCAGAGGAATTGGCAAAAGAAAACAATATAGAATCGATTTCTTATAACAATAGTCTGCTGCGCTATTATGGTGTGACGAATAGCGACGGCTTACGTAATACACTTCTTTCATTGTCAGTCATCGTTATGACTGTAATTATCATTGGCTCTGTTTCATTAATCTATAATGCATTCGCGATTTCTGTCTCGGAACGTGCACGCCATTTAGGAATGCTCTCCAGCGTAGGTGCTACAAAGAGGCAGAAGCAGAATTCGGTGTTTTTTGAAGGAATGATCATCGGTTTAATCAGTATACCTATTGGGATCCTTTGCGGAATTGCAGGAATCGGGATCACTTTTATGTTCATCAATACGATGATTCAAGATGTACTAGGGATAACTGAAAAATTAACATTGGTTGTTACACCTCTTTCCCTATTCACCGCTTGTGTAGTTTCGATACTGACGATTTTTATATCCACCTATCTTCCTGCCAGAAAAGCTTCAAAGATTTCGGCGATTGATGCAATCAGACAAACAACCGATATTAAGCTCTCTGGTAAAGCGGTGAAAACTTCCAAGTTCGTTCGCAATTTGTTTGGAATTGAAGCAGAAATTGGTTTGAAGAATTTAAAGAGAAATAAACGCAGGTACCAAGCAACCGTGTTCTCACTTGTCATTAGTATTGTTCTTTTTTTATCCGTATCTTCGTTCACTACTAATATGAGAAAGTCGGTAGAACTCTCACAGGATGGTTTGAACTACGATATCCAAGTTTATATGGGGACTGAGGACGCTCAAAAAGTAGCTCGACTGACGAAATCGATATCTGCCTTACCTAATATAACGGAATATAATGTGGTCAGGGAACTAAGCTTGAGTTCATGGATTGATGAAAAAGATATGGCAAAAGAATTGCAAGAGATCGTGGAGCAGGATAGCAGTATTTTAAAGAATGGGAAATATCCTTACTACATTCAAATCCATGCCCTAAATGAACACAGTTTGAGAGCCTACGCAGAATCGGTTGGTGTAAGTTATGAACAATTAACGGATCTTAATCAGATGTCTGCTATTGTGAATGATATCGTCACCTTTGAGGATGAGAACGCCAAAAAGATTATTGAGACCAAAGCTCTTCATTCGGAAATCGGTCAGAAGCTTGATTTAATTTATACGGATTGGAACACAGAGAAAGAGACGAAATTACCACCAGTAGAAATCGTCGCATTAACTGATAAACGCCCTATGGGTGTTCATTCAGCACTAGTTGGTGGATTAAACATCATTGTCTCTGAACAAGTCTTCGATCAATTAACAAATGATACGATGCGTAACGATATTCAAAGCCGACTAAACCTGAACAGCTCTGATCCATTAGCGACACAACAAGCCATTGAGGAAATGAAAGAGCGGAATGTCTATGTTCAAAATGTGTTTCAAAATAGACAAAATAGTGAGCAGATGATCATGTTAATGTCTATTTTTACCTATGGTTTTATTGCTTTGATTACATTAATATCGATTGCGAATATTTTCAATACGATTTCAACAAGCATATCACTTCGTAAAAGAGAGTTCGCGATGCTGAAGTCTGTAGGGATGACGCCAAATGGTTTTAATAAAATGATTAATTATGAAAGTATCTTCTATGGGATAAAATCATTACTTTACGGGCTACCGATCAGTATAGTCGTGATGTACTTGATCTATAGATCTATGATGAGTAGTTTCTCCTATGGATTTGCACTTCCGTGGATGAGTATCTTGTATGTCATAGTCGCTGTATTTATCATCGTTAGCTCAGCTATGCTGTACTCCAGTTCAAAAGTGAAGAAGGAAAATATTATTGATGCTTTAAAACAGGAGAATATATAAAGATTAGCCGCGATAATCGCGGCTTTTTTGACTTTTCTGAAGGTTTATATTTTTCGGGCCCTCCGCGAAGTACCTGAGTACGCATCGAAGCAAATCCCCACTTTGTGGGGATATTTTGTGTCATATATGACACGAACGGTATGGTATTACATATAAATCCCTATGATATAATGTATTCAATTGAATTTAACAGATTATAAATTTAGAGGCAGGTGTCAACGCTTGAGAACGGTCGTCGTGATTGGCGGGGGAATTACTGGATTGTCTACCGCTTACTATCTACAGAAATCTATACAGCATAATAAGTTGGATGTAAAAATCATTTTGGTTGAAGCCAGCGATAGACTGGGCGGCAAAATTAGAACACTTCAGCATGATGACTTCATCATGGAGTCTGGTGCTGATTCAATTGTCACTCGCAAGACAAATGTAGCACCATTGATTGAAGAATTAGGCATTCAGGATGAGGTTGTATATAACGCGACAGGAATATCATACATCTACACAGAAGGTAAGCTGAAGCAAATTCCTAAAGATGCAGTCTTTGGCATCCCTCTCAGTATTGAATCGCTTGCTACTACAGATTTGATCTCTGCTGAAGGTAAAGTTGAAGCACTTAAAGATTTCTATACTCCGAATGATCGTTTTACGAAAAACGATTCTGTAGGTGATTTTCTGGAAGCTTTCTTTGGAAAAGAACTTGTCGAGAAGCAAATATCACCAGTCCTATCAGGTGTATATTCCGGGAAATTGAGTGAACTTACCATTGCCTCGACCCTTCCTTATTTGATTGATTATAAAAATGAATATGGAAGTATTATTCAGGGATTGTCCGCGAATAAGGCTAAATTCCAGGGAAACGGCGATAAGAAGTTTATGTCTTTTAAGGGTGGCGTATCTGCTCTGATTGATGCCATGGAAGAACAGCTGTCCGATGTAGAGATCATCAAAGGGATTAGGGCCGAGCGCATTGCAAAGGATGGAGAACGATACCGTGTAACACTGGCAGATGGACGAATCTTGGACAGCGACTTTGTCGTACTAGGAACGATGCATTCTACTGCACAAGCATTACTACAAGACGAAGCGCTGAATGAAGATTTCATTCAGTTGTTTAACAGCTCTATGATTAGTGTGTATCTAGGATTTGATATCCCTGACAGTCAGCTGCCAGCGAATGGTACAGGGTTCATAACAGCGAACAGTGACGATGTTCTTTGTAATGCTTGTACGTGGACAAGTCGCAAGTGGGAGCACACGTCTGGTCAACAACGTCTGCTTGTCAGACTCTTTTATAAAAGCTCAGGACCGCATTATGAGTCCTTGATTAAGCTTTCAGAAGAGGAATTATTAAAGGTGGCGTTGAATGATATACAGACCAGTCTTGGAATTACTGGACATCCAGTTACCCACGATGTGACCAAATGGCATGATGTTATGCCAAATTACCACAAACGCCATCACGAGATTGTAGTATCCTTAGAGAAGAAGATTGCAGATCATTATCCGAATGTAATCCTTGCTGGATGTTCTTATTATGGTGTGGGTATTCCCGATTGTATTGCAAATGGAGAGAAGACAGCGGATCGCATTTTGGAACAAGTAATTACACATTAAACAAAGGAGGGCGGACAATAGTGAGAAAATTAGCGATAAGCTCTATGCAAAGTCTAGACTATAAACAACGGCGGTTGTTTGTATAGAGCGAATAAAAATTGATTTACCGCCAGTGCACTGTGCAGGGTTGTTTTTAGAATAGACTTTGCTACCTTCAAACTCAAAAAAAGTTTAAGGAGCAGAGCGACTATGAAATATGTAAATGCAGATACGATTTTTCCAAAAGAATTAATAGAGGAAATTCAGAAATATATTAACGGTGGTATGGTGTATATCCCTAAGCCTGAAGAAGCACATGTAAAATGGGGCGAGAAGTCAGGGAGCAGAAAATACTTAAGATCTAGAAATATTGAGATTTGTCTAAGGTTTGCCGTTGGAGCAACGGTTGACCAGCTTTCGGATGAATACTGCCTATCAAGGGATAGTATTAAGAAGATTGTTTACACAAAAAAATAGCCATAAGTCAAAAGCCACGTTGGAGGATGAAGTGCACCCTGTCAAGTAGACAGTCTAAAAAACAAAAAAAGAGTTAGTTTAGATACCTCAACTCGTATTACCAGAGCTGAGGTATCTTCGTTATGCAGCACGTCGGTATTCGTTAGGTGACAAGCCATCCAAACATTCTACGT contains the following coding sequences:
- a CDS encoding CD3324 family protein encodes the protein MKYVNADTIFPKELIEEIQKYINGGMVYIPKPEEAHVKWGEKSGSRKYLRSRNIEICLRFAVGATVDQLSDEYCLSRDSIKKIVYTKK
- a CDS encoding ABC transporter permease encodes the protein MNIVNKLTLRHLKQNKRRTLVTIIGVIISVAMVTAVATLGFSFMELMKKQSISTNGEWHVQYRNVTKAQLKAIEADDATKTLVISNDRGYAPLEGGQNENKPYWYIKEYNAAGFKQFPIELLEGRLPKTNYEVVISEEIAKNAKVTYKIGETITLDVGERVTRDDKNSGQPLSQNERLRTEEDTLNEEIIHKKPMNYTIVGVIKRPTWEPTWSPGYTALSYVDESLIGAAEKATATVVLNKVDSSIYKHAEELAKENNIESISYNNSLLRYYGVTNSDGLRNTLLSLSVIVMTVIIIGSVSLIYNAFAISVSERARHLGMLSSVGATKRQKQNSVFFEGMIIGLISIPIGILCGIAGIGITFMFINTMIQDVLGITEKLTLVVTPLSLFTACVVSILTIFISTYLPARKASKISAIDAIRQTTDIKLSGKAVKTSKFVRNLFGIEAEIGLKNLKRNKRRYQATVFSLVISIVLFLSVSSFTTNMRKSVELSQDGLNYDIQVYMGTEDAQKVARLTKSISALPNITEYNVVRELSLSSWIDEKDMAKELQEIVEQDSSILKNGKYPYYIQIHALNEHSLRAYAESVGVSYEQLTDLNQMSAIVNDIVTFEDENAKKIIETKALHSEIGQKLDLIYTDWNTEKETKLPPVEIVALTDKRPMGVHSALVGGLNIIVSEQVFDQLTNDTMRNDIQSRLNLNSSDPLATQQAIEEMKERNVYVQNVFQNRQNSEQMIMLMSIFTYGFIALITLISIANIFNTISTSISLRKREFAMLKSVGMTPNGFNKMINYESIFYGIKSLLYGLPISIVVMYLIYRSMMSSFSYGFALPWMSILYVIVAVFIIVSSAMLYSSSKVKKENIIDALKQENI
- a CDS encoding HAMP domain-containing sensor histidine kinase, whose protein sequence is MLRNREFRWLLFTMCVISLVATAVATFISLEAVGLIAGTSALLIACSVLFTRWRYGEIVKLSGYLRQISSGNYSLDVRDNQEGELSILKNDIYKVTLMLSEQSAQLQEDKMKLTNAISDISHQLKTPLTSMTVMADLLSDPELQTEKRMEFTRKITIQLERIGWLVSSLLKFSKIDAGTIHFKKDLVLVNKLVQKSLEPMLIPMDIKEQRVLIDGDDSTTFTGDLNWTTEAIINILKNCVEHTPAGGEISISFAENALFTEIFITDNGKGIPKAELPYIFKRFYKGKNASEDSVGIGLALAQSIITGQNGTIDVKSEVGKGSQFQIKFYKQVI
- a CDS encoding ABC transporter ATP-binding protein, encoding MDILKIEHLSKTYGKGETAVKALDDVSFSIKKGEFVAIIGPSGSGKSTILHLLGGVDRPTSGKVFVDNTDIYELNETQLAIFRRRQIGLIYQFYNLIPVLTVEENITLPLLLDQHKVDKKQFADTVKALNLENRLNHLPNQLSGGQQQRVSIGRALISNPAIMLADEPTGNLDSKNSGEIIDLLKMFNKTYNQTLIVITHDERIALQADRVITIEDGRIAKDEVIRP
- a CDS encoding response regulator transcription factor, whose product is MKIFLVEDDRTIASGLEYSLQQDHFETLLCYDATSAKAVLSEQLSELTLCIFDLSLPDGSGYELCKIVKAQSDIPVIFLTAIDDEVNVVMGLDMGADDYITKPFRIRELLSRIKSVLRRYNKQAQTQSNIELENIRINTLEGKVYKNGDEVLLTALEYRLLLIFANHVGQVLSRNQLLERIWDVAGEFVNDNTLSVYIKRLREKLEDNPQEPTLIKTVRGLGYKVGD
- a CDS encoding protoporphyrinogen oxidase, coding for MRTVVVIGGGITGLSTAYYLQKSIQHNKLDVKIILVEASDRLGGKIRTLQHDDFIMESGADSIVTRKTNVAPLIEELGIQDEVVYNATGISYIYTEGKLKQIPKDAVFGIPLSIESLATTDLISAEGKVEALKDFYTPNDRFTKNDSVGDFLEAFFGKELVEKQISPVLSGVYSGKLSELTIASTLPYLIDYKNEYGSIIQGLSANKAKFQGNGDKKFMSFKGGVSALIDAMEEQLSDVEIIKGIRAERIAKDGERYRVTLADGRILDSDFVVLGTMHSTAQALLQDEALNEDFIQLFNSSMISVYLGFDIPDSQLPANGTGFITANSDDVLCNACTWTSRKWEHTSGQQRLLVRLFYKSSGPHYESLIKLSEEELLKVALNDIQTSLGITGHPVTHDVTKWHDVMPNYHKRHHEIVVSLEKKIADHYPNVILAGCSYYGVGIPDCIANGEKTADRILEQVITH